In Phenylobacterium zucineum HLK1, one DNA window encodes the following:
- a CDS encoding DUF305 domain-containing protein, whose amino-acid sequence MEDHGRMGKMGWGRFAAMIAVSAALMFVLMYQLVYSPEHALFSLNRLIASLVMACVMTVVMLGFMWSMYEGRVLKIALVAGAVVLGGLLLYVNRSQALVQDTTFMRAMIPHHSIAVNNARKADLSDPRVRALADRIIESQMVEIAEMKLLIADIERNGARGERPLPAVPAAIPPGRQAEIREAVR is encoded by the coding sequence ATGGAAGACCACGGCCGGATGGGGAAGATGGGCTGGGGACGGTTCGCGGCGATGATCGCCGTCTCCGCCGCCCTGATGTTCGTCCTGATGTACCAGCTCGTCTACAGCCCCGAGCACGCGCTGTTCAGCCTCAACCGGCTTATCGCCTCGCTGGTCATGGCCTGCGTGATGACCGTGGTGATGCTGGGCTTCATGTGGTCGATGTACGAGGGCCGGGTCCTGAAGATCGCCCTGGTCGCCGGCGCGGTCGTCCTCGGCGGGCTCCTGCTCTACGTCAACCGCAGCCAGGCCCTCGTGCAGGACACGACCTTCATGCGGGCGATGATCCCGCACCACTCCATCGCCGTGAACAACGCCCGCAAGGCCGACCTCAGCGACCCGCGGGTGCGCGCCCTCGCCGACCGGATCATCGAGAGCCAGATGGTCGAGATCGCCGAGATGAAGCTGCTGATCGCCGACATCGAGCGCAACGGCGCCCGCGGCGAGCGCCCGCTCCCGGCGGTCCCCGCCGCCATCCCCCCGGGCCGCCAGGCCGAGATCCGCGAGGCCGTGCGCTGA
- the parE gene encoding DNA topoisomerase IV subunit B, which translates to MSPKSTAQASLFDEALNPAPAAPLAESHEPRPDPAVVGVKTSGYSAADIEVLEGLEPVRKRPGMYIGGTDERALHHLFAEVLDNAMDEAVAGHAKVIEVSLDADGALTVRDDGRGIPVDPHPKHPGKSALEVIMTVLHSGGKFSGKAYETSGGLHGVGVSVVNALSERVEVTVFKDGFEWRQAFTRGKPLGGIEKIGPTRKKGTAISFLPDPVIFGDGAAFKPARLYRMARSKAYLFGGVEIRWKCDPARIHDQTPAEAVFRFPNGLADFLAERIKGLETVTPEPFTGRYERPGEAGKVEWAIAWTPAGFGEADSFMQSYCNTVPTPEGGTHESGLRAALTKGLKQYAELVGEKRGGLITADDVVAQAGALVSVFIRDPEFQGQTKEKLSSTEAQRLVEKALADPFDHWLTAQPKAAGALLQFVVERAEERLKRRRDKEVARASATRKLRLPGKLADCAGNAIDGAELFLVEGDSAGGSAKQARDRKNQAILPLRGKILNVASASTDKFGGNKELSDLLLALGVQPGSKFKEDDLRYERIIIMTDADVDGAHIASLLITFFFRTMPDMIRAGRLYLALPPLYRISHGGKAVYARDDAHRDELLATEFKGKKPEISRFKGLGEMMPNQLKETTMDPKTRTLARVTLPRAEETVEDLVEALMGRKPELRFRFIQENAEFAAADLDI; encoded by the coding sequence ATGTCTCCCAAGTCCACCGCCCAGGCCTCCCTGTTCGACGAAGCGCTGAATCCCGCGCCGGCCGCGCCGCTGGCCGAGAGCCACGAGCCGCGCCCCGATCCCGCCGTCGTCGGCGTGAAGACCAGCGGCTACTCGGCGGCCGACATCGAGGTCCTCGAAGGGCTGGAGCCGGTGCGCAAGCGGCCCGGCATGTACATCGGCGGCACCGACGAGCGGGCGCTGCACCACCTGTTCGCCGAAGTCCTCGACAACGCCATGGACGAGGCCGTCGCCGGCCACGCCAAGGTCATCGAGGTCAGCCTCGACGCCGACGGCGCCCTGACCGTCCGCGACGACGGCCGCGGCATCCCGGTCGATCCGCACCCCAAGCACCCAGGCAAGTCGGCCCTGGAAGTGATCATGACCGTCCTGCACTCGGGCGGGAAGTTCTCGGGCAAGGCCTACGAGACCTCGGGCGGCCTGCACGGCGTCGGCGTCTCGGTGGTCAACGCCCTGTCCGAGCGCGTCGAGGTCACCGTCTTCAAGGACGGCTTCGAGTGGCGCCAGGCCTTCACCCGCGGCAAGCCGCTGGGCGGCATCGAGAAGATCGGCCCCACCCGCAAGAAGGGCACGGCCATCAGCTTCCTGCCCGACCCGGTGATCTTCGGCGACGGCGCGGCGTTCAAGCCCGCCCGCCTCTACCGGATGGCCCGCTCCAAGGCCTACCTGTTCGGCGGGGTCGAGATCCGCTGGAAGTGCGACCCGGCCCGCATCCACGACCAGACCCCGGCCGAGGCGGTGTTCCGCTTCCCCAACGGCCTGGCCGACTTCCTGGCCGAGCGGATCAAGGGCCTGGAGACCGTCACCCCCGAGCCCTTCACCGGCCGCTACGAGCGTCCAGGCGAGGCCGGCAAGGTCGAGTGGGCCATCGCCTGGACCCCCGCCGGCTTCGGCGAGGCCGACAGCTTCATGCAGTCCTACTGCAACACCGTGCCGACCCCCGAGGGCGGCACGCACGAGTCCGGCCTGCGCGCGGCGCTGACCAAGGGCCTGAAGCAGTACGCCGAGCTGGTCGGCGAGAAGCGCGGCGGCCTGATCACCGCCGACGACGTGGTCGCCCAGGCCGGCGCCCTCGTCAGCGTCTTCATCCGCGACCCCGAGTTCCAGGGCCAGACCAAGGAGAAGCTCTCCTCCACCGAGGCCCAGCGCCTGGTCGAGAAGGCCCTGGCCGACCCGTTCGACCACTGGCTGACCGCCCAGCCCAAGGCCGCGGGCGCCCTCCTGCAGTTCGTGGTCGAGCGCGCCGAGGAGCGCCTGAAGCGCCGCCGCGACAAGGAGGTCGCCCGCGCCTCGGCCACCCGCAAGCTGCGCCTGCCGGGCAAGCTCGCCGACTGCGCCGGCAACGCCATCGACGGCGCCGAGCTGTTCCTGGTCGAGGGCGATTCCGCCGGCGGCTCGGCCAAGCAGGCCCGCGACCGCAAGAACCAGGCGATCCTGCCCCTGCGCGGCAAGATCCTGAACGTCGCCTCGGCCTCCACCGACAAGTTCGGCGGCAACAAGGAGCTGTCCGACCTGCTGCTGGCCCTCGGCGTCCAGCCCGGTTCGAAGTTCAAGGAAGACGACCTGCGCTACGAGCGCATCATCATCATGACGGACGCCGACGTCGACGGCGCCCACATCGCCAGCCTGCTGATCACCTTCTTCTTCCGCACCATGCCCGACATGATCCGCGCCGGGCGCCTGTACCTGGCCCTGCCGCCGCTCTACCGGATCAGCCACGGCGGCAAGGCGGTCTACGCCCGCGACGACGCGCACCGCGACGAGCTGCTGGCCACCGAGTTCAAGGGCAAGAAGCCCGAGATCAGCCGCTTCAAGGGCCTCGGCGAGATGATGCCGAACCAGCTCAAGGAAACCACCATGGACCCGAAGACGCGGACCCTGGCCCGCGTCACCCTGCCCCGGGCCGAGGAGACGGTGGAGGACCTGGTCGAGGCGCTGATGGGCCGCAAGCCCGAGCTGCGCTTCCGCTTCATCCAGGAAAACGCTGAGTTCGCCGCCGCCGACCTCGACATCTAG
- a CDS encoding M61 family metallopeptidase — MRPSSLALAAALLACAALPVAAQPSPGPQPLPMPPEIAGPRDAPYPGVLTVDIDATDLERRIFRVRQTIPVTEAGPMTVLFPQWVPGGHSPRNPIYNIAGVTFRAGGQVLPWKRDPVQVFAFHVTPPAGATAIEVEFQHVSPTAGDQGRVLITPEMLNAQFVSLAMYPAGYYMRRIPVDASIRLPAGWGYGTALKAASEQDGLVRFERTDFDTFVDSPLFAGRHFKRYDLDTSGKSPVRLNIVADRPELLAATDEQIEKHRELVRQADKLFGARHFDRYEFLLALTERMGGIGLEHQRSSENGTVPEYFTEWAKNAPARNLLPHEYAHSWDGKYRRPADLWTPNLNVPMRDSLLWVYEGQDQYWGFVLGARSGLVTKQQTLDALAMTAAAYAEGRPGRKWRSVEDTTNDPIIAGRRPIPWTSWQRSEDYYSEGQLVWLEADTLIREKSGGKRSLDDFARAFFGVNDGEWKQPLTYTFEEVVETLNKVQPHDWAGFLDSRLRQVSPDYPLGGLERGGYRLVYAETPTDYWRDTEARRKMVDLTYSVGLTLNREGRIIGVLWDGPAFKAGLTVGDQILAVNGIAYDAERFKEAITAAKAGAPIALIVRDGDHFRTVAIDHRGGLRYPRLERIAGTPDRLSAIYAPRK; from the coding sequence ATGCGTCCAAGCTCCCTCGCCCTCGCCGCCGCGCTCCTCGCCTGCGCGGCCCTCCCCGTCGCGGCCCAGCCGTCTCCCGGTCCCCAGCCCCTGCCGATGCCGCCCGAGATCGCGGGCCCGCGGGACGCGCCCTATCCGGGCGTGCTCACCGTCGACATCGACGCCACCGACCTGGAGCGCCGCATCTTCCGCGTGCGCCAGACGATCCCGGTGACCGAGGCCGGGCCGATGACCGTCCTGTTCCCCCAGTGGGTCCCCGGCGGCCACTCTCCGCGCAATCCGATCTACAACATCGCCGGGGTCACCTTCCGCGCCGGCGGCCAGGTGCTGCCCTGGAAGCGCGATCCGGTGCAGGTGTTCGCCTTCCACGTCACGCCGCCCGCGGGCGCGACCGCGATCGAGGTCGAGTTCCAGCATGTCTCGCCCACCGCCGGCGACCAGGGCCGGGTCCTCATCACGCCCGAGATGCTGAACGCCCAGTTCGTCTCGCTCGCCATGTACCCGGCCGGCTACTACATGCGCCGCATCCCGGTGGACGCCTCGATCCGCCTGCCCGCCGGCTGGGGCTACGGCACGGCGCTGAAGGCGGCGTCCGAGCAGGACGGCCTCGTCCGCTTCGAGCGGACCGACTTCGACACCTTCGTCGACTCCCCGCTGTTCGCCGGGCGGCACTTCAAGCGCTACGACCTCGACACCAGCGGCAAGTCGCCCGTGCGCCTCAACATCGTCGCCGACCGGCCCGAGTTGCTGGCCGCCACCGACGAGCAGATCGAGAAGCACCGCGAACTGGTCCGCCAGGCCGACAAGCTGTTCGGCGCGCGCCACTTCGACCGCTACGAGTTCCTGCTGGCCCTGACCGAGCGGATGGGCGGCATCGGCCTGGAGCACCAGCGCTCCAGCGAGAACGGCACCGTCCCCGAGTACTTCACCGAGTGGGCGAAGAACGCCCCCGCCCGCAACCTCCTGCCGCACGAATACGCCCACTCGTGGGACGGCAAGTACCGCCGGCCGGCCGACCTGTGGACGCCGAACCTCAACGTCCCCATGCGCGACAGCCTGCTGTGGGTCTACGAGGGCCAGGACCAGTACTGGGGCTTCGTGCTCGGCGCCCGCTCGGGCCTGGTCACCAAGCAGCAGACGCTGGACGCCCTGGCGATGACCGCCGCCGCCTACGCCGAGGGCCGTCCCGGCCGCAAGTGGCGCTCGGTCGAGGACACCACCAACGATCCGATCATCGCCGGCCGCCGCCCGATCCCCTGGACCAGCTGGCAGCGCAGCGAGGACTACTATTCCGAGGGCCAGCTGGTCTGGCTCGAGGCCGACACCCTGATCCGCGAGAAGTCCGGCGGGAAGCGCTCGCTCGACGACTTCGCCCGCGCGTTCTTCGGCGTGAACGACGGCGAGTGGAAGCAGCCGCTCACCTACACCTTCGAGGAGGTCGTCGAGACCCTGAACAAGGTCCAGCCGCACGACTGGGCCGGCTTCCTGGACTCGCGCCTGCGGCAGGTCTCGCCCGACTATCCCCTGGGCGGCCTGGAGCGCGGCGGCTACCGGCTCGTCTACGCCGAGACGCCCACCGACTACTGGCGCGACACCGAGGCCCGCCGCAAGATGGTGGACCTCACCTATTCCGTCGGCCTGACGCTGAACCGCGAGGGCCGGATCATCGGCGTCCTGTGGGACGGCCCCGCCTTCAAGGCCGGCCTGACCGTGGGCGACCAGATCCTGGCCGTGAACGGCATCGCCTACGACGCCGAGCGCTTCAAGGAGGCCATCACCGCCGCCAAGGCCGGCGCGCCGATCGCCCTGATCGTCAGGGACGGCGACCACTTCCGCACCGTGGCGATCGACCACCGCGGCGGCCTGCGCTACCCGCGCCTGGAGCGGATCGCCGGAACCCCCGACCGCCTCTCGGCCATCTACGCGCCCCGGAAATAG
- a CDS encoding Kazal-type serine protease inhibitor family protein — protein MMKRLALGLMAAGALALAACQQNEAKTDQAAEAPAAAAPAAAPAAAPAAGAATGGTCGTIAGITCASADDFCKTETGQCGVQDAAGVCTKKPEICTKEYMPVCGCDGQTYGNACEADRAGVNIASTGACKPA, from the coding sequence ATGATGAAGCGACTTGCACTGGGCCTGATGGCGGCCGGCGCGCTTGCGCTCGCCGCCTGCCAGCAGAACGAGGCCAAGACGGACCAGGCGGCGGAAGCGCCCGCCGCGGCCGCGCCAGCGGCGGCCCCCGCGGCTGCTCCCGCTGCCGGGGCGGCGACGGGCGGGACGTGCGGGACCATCGCCGGGATCACCTGCGCCTCGGCCGACGATTTCTGCAAGACCGAGACGGGCCAATGCGGGGTGCAGGACGCCGCGGGCGTCTGCACCAAGAAGCCGGAGATCTGCACGAAAGAGTACATGCCGGTCTGCGGCTGCGACGGCCAGACCTACGGCAACGCCTGCGAGGCCGACCGCGCGGGGGTGAACATCGCCTCGACCGGCGCCTGCAAGCCGGCCTGA
- the glnA gene encoding type I glutamate--ammonia ligase, with protein MASAQDILNLIKEKDVKYVDVRFTDIRGKMQHVTFDIDLVDEDFLTDGTMFDGSSIAGWKAINESDMKLRPDLDSAIIDPFYQQTTLALFCDIVNPDTNTPYNRDPRSIAKAALSYVKAAGVGDTVFFGPEAEFFVFDDVQWNTAAHDTRYSYDSTELPVNSGKSYPEGNMGHRPGPKGGYFPVNPVDSGQDLRGEMLAVMGELGMKPEKHHHEVAPAQHELGLKFAELITMADRMQLYKYVIHNVAHAYGKTATFMAKPMFGDNGSGMHVHQSIWKDGKPMFAGDKYAGLSEMCLWYIGGIIKHAKAINAFSNSTTNSYKRLVPGYEAPVKLAYSARNRSASIRIPHVDSPKAKRIEARFPDPMGNPYLTFVALLMAGLDGIENKIDPGPAMDKNLYDLPPREQKKVPEVCGSLREALENLDKDRAFLKKGGVMDDDFIDAYIELKMEEVMRLQLHPHPVEFDMYFKC; from the coding sequence ATGGCTTCCGCCCAGGACATCCTGAACCTGATCAAGGAAAAGGACGTCAAATACGTCGACGTCCGCTTCACCGACATCCGCGGGAAGATGCAGCACGTCACCTTCGACATCGACCTCGTCGACGAGGACTTCCTCACCGACGGCACGATGTTCGACGGCTCGTCCATCGCCGGCTGGAAGGCCATCAACGAGTCCGACATGAAGCTGCGGCCGGACCTGGACTCGGCGATCATCGACCCGTTCTACCAGCAGACCACGCTCGCCCTGTTCTGCGACATCGTGAACCCCGACACCAACACGCCCTACAACCGCGATCCCCGCTCGATCGCCAAGGCGGCGCTGTCCTACGTCAAGGCCGCCGGCGTGGGCGACACCGTGTTCTTCGGTCCCGAGGCCGAATTCTTCGTCTTCGACGACGTCCAGTGGAACACCGCCGCGCACGACACGCGCTACTCCTACGACTCCACCGAGCTGCCGGTGAATTCGGGCAAGTCCTATCCCGAGGGCAACATGGGCCACCGCCCGGGCCCCAAGGGCGGGTACTTCCCCGTCAATCCGGTGGACAGCGGCCAGGACCTGCGCGGCGAGATGCTGGCGGTCATGGGCGAGCTCGGCATGAAGCCCGAGAAGCACCACCACGAGGTGGCGCCGGCCCAGCACGAGCTCGGCCTGAAGTTCGCCGAGCTCATCACCATGGCCGACCGGATGCAGCTCTATAAGTACGTGATCCACAACGTGGCCCACGCCTACGGCAAGACCGCCACCTTCATGGCCAAGCCGATGTTCGGCGACAACGGCTCGGGCATGCACGTCCACCAGTCGATCTGGAAGGACGGCAAGCCCATGTTCGCGGGCGACAAGTACGCCGGCCTGTCCGAGATGTGCCTCTGGTACATCGGCGGCATCATCAAGCACGCCAAGGCGATCAACGCCTTCTCGAACTCGACCACGAACTCGTACAAGCGCCTGGTGCCCGGCTACGAGGCGCCGGTGAAGCTGGCCTACTCGGCCCGCAACCGCTCGGCCTCGATCCGCATCCCGCACGTGGACTCGCCGAAGGCCAAGCGCATCGAGGCCCGCTTCCCGGACCCGATGGGCAACCCCTACCTCACGTTCGTGGCGCTGCTGATGGCCGGCCTCGACGGCATCGAGAACAAGATCGATCCCGGCCCGGCCATGGACAAGAACCTCTACGACCTGCCCCCGCGCGAGCAGAAGAAGGTCCCCGAGGTCTGCGGCAGCCTGCGCGAGGCCCTCGAGAACCTCGACAAGGACCGCGCCTTCCTCAAGAAGGGCGGCGTCATGGACGACGACTTCATCGACGCCTACATCGAGCTGAAGATGGAGGAGGTCATGCGCCTCCAGCTCCATCCGCACCCGGTGGAATTCGACATGTACTTCAAGTGCTAG
- a CDS encoding P-II family nitrogen regulator codes for MKKIEAIIKPFKLDEVKEALQELGVQGMTVIEAKGYGRQKGQTELYRGAEYVVDFLPKIKIEVVVADDQLSRALEAISAAARTGRIGDGKIFVSEVLDVMRIRTGETGPVAI; via the coding sequence ATGAAAAAGATCGAAGCCATCATCAAGCCGTTCAAACTCGACGAGGTGAAGGAGGCCCTGCAGGAGCTGGGCGTCCAGGGCATGACGGTGATCGAGGCCAAGGGCTACGGCCGGCAGAAGGGGCAGACCGAACTGTACCGCGGGGCCGAGTACGTCGTGGACTTCCTGCCGAAGATCAAGATCGAGGTGGTGGTCGCCGACGACCAGCTGTCCCGAGCCCTGGAAGCGATCTCCGCCGCCGCCCGCACCGGGCGCATCGGCGACGGCAAGATCTTCGTCTCCGAGGTCCTGGACGTCATGCGGATCCGGACCGGCGAGACCGGACCCGTCGCCATCTGA
- a CDS encoding acetyl-CoA acetyltransferase — translation MGDRTPVLIGAGQFTYRGDPATSPSPTALLKIAAERAALDAGLGAAGLSAIDALAVVGFTIDAPGSKRGMIPHSNNPPANLAGKIGAAPRWSVYSEMGGNTPQYLINTLAERIARGETDLALAVGCEFLGSAMKRATRGLSFDDWKADEPEDLPPPQRIGDPRPGNTAYEARHGIDRPINIYPLFENALRARDGRSIPDHQRRMGKLFAGFSKVAAGNPEAWFPIERSAEELVTVTEKNRMIGFPYPKLLNAIMEVDQSAAVLIASEAKARELGVPESNFVYLHGCADAADLWHPLDRQDFHSSPAMRRTGQKAFEMAGIGLSDIDLIDLYSCFPVAVEIGAEELGLSLDDPRGLTVTGGLPYAGGPGNNYVMHSVAAMLGKLRERPGAYGLITGNGWYLTKQSTGIYSTKRPEAPFEREDPAILQREIDALPHPEIVERPSGRGTIETYTVVHRREGPFTAIVVGRDEAGRRFAANTPQDPQLLAAMEVSEQVGRSGTVGPAPDGQTNLFTPD, via the coding sequence ATGGGTGATCGCACCCCGGTTCTCATCGGAGCGGGCCAATTCACGTACAGGGGCGATCCGGCGACGTCGCCGTCGCCCACGGCGCTGCTGAAGATTGCGGCGGAACGGGCGGCGCTCGACGCCGGACTCGGCGCGGCGGGCCTTTCGGCCATCGACGCCCTGGCCGTGGTGGGCTTCACCATCGACGCCCCGGGCTCGAAGCGGGGGATGATCCCGCATTCGAACAACCCGCCCGCGAACCTGGCCGGGAAGATCGGCGCGGCGCCCCGCTGGAGCGTCTATTCCGAGATGGGCGGCAACACGCCCCAGTACCTGATCAACACCCTGGCCGAGCGGATCGCGCGCGGCGAGACGGACCTGGCGCTGGCGGTGGGCTGCGAGTTCCTGGGCTCGGCCATGAAGCGGGCCACGCGGGGCCTGTCCTTCGACGACTGGAAGGCCGACGAGCCCGAGGACCTGCCGCCGCCCCAGCGCATCGGCGACCCCCGGCCGGGCAACACCGCCTACGAGGCGCGGCACGGCATCGACCGGCCGATCAACATCTATCCGCTGTTCGAGAACGCCCTGCGGGCGCGGGACGGACGCTCGATCCCCGACCACCAGCGGCGGATGGGCAAGCTGTTCGCCGGATTCAGCAAGGTGGCGGCCGGCAATCCCGAGGCCTGGTTCCCGATCGAGCGCAGCGCCGAGGAGCTGGTCACGGTCACCGAGAAGAACCGGATGATCGGCTTCCCGTACCCCAAGCTGCTGAACGCGATCATGGAGGTGGACCAGTCGGCGGCGGTGCTGATCGCCAGCGAGGCCAAGGCCCGCGAGCTGGGCGTGCCGGAATCCAACTTCGTCTACCTGCACGGCTGCGCCGACGCGGCCGACCTGTGGCATCCCCTGGACCGGCAGGACTTCCACTCGAGCCCGGCCATGCGGCGGACGGGCCAGAAGGCGTTCGAGATGGCCGGCATCGGCCTGTCCGACATCGACCTGATCGACCTCTATTCCTGCTTCCCGGTGGCGGTGGAGATCGGCGCCGAGGAGCTGGGCCTGTCGCTGGACGACCCGCGCGGCCTGACCGTCACCGGCGGGCTGCCCTACGCCGGCGGGCCGGGGAACAACTACGTCATGCACTCGGTGGCGGCGATGCTGGGCAAGCTGCGCGAGCGGCCGGGCGCCTATGGCCTTATCACCGGCAACGGCTGGTACCTGACCAAGCAGTCCACGGGCATCTATTCCACCAAGCGGCCGGAGGCGCCGTTCGAGCGCGAGGACCCGGCGATCCTGCAGCGGGAGATCGACGCCCTGCCGCACCCGGAGATCGTCGAGCGGCCCAGCGGGCGGGGGACGATCGAGACCTACACCGTCGTCCACAGGCGGGAGGGGCCGTTCACGGCCATCGTGGTGGGCCGCGACGAGGCGGGGCGCCGCTTCGCCGCTAACACGCCGCAGGACCCGCAGCTGCTGGCCGCCATGGAGGTCTCGGAGCAGGTGGGCCGGAGCGGGACCGTGGGCCCCGCGCCGGACGGCCAGACCAACCTGTTCACACCGGACTAG
- a CDS encoding histidine phosphatase family protein — protein MARLYLIRHGRPASTWGGHDDDPGLDPQGLAQAEAARDWLLGLPGDERPVRVASSPLRRCRETAQPTAAALGVELLVDPVVGEIPTPKDLAPEQRPDWLRRAFAGTWGEIEGDLDYRAWREAIVERLTGLGGVAVFSHYVAINAAVSRLTGVEQVLAFLPDHASITVLETDGAALRLVRKGAEAQTSVL, from the coding sequence ATGGCCCGCCTCTACCTGATCCGACACGGCCGGCCGGCCTCCACCTGGGGCGGCCACGACGACGACCCGGGCCTGGACCCGCAGGGGCTGGCCCAGGCCGAGGCCGCCCGGGACTGGCTGCTGGGCCTGCCCGGCGACGAGCGGCCGGTGCGGGTGGCGAGCTCGCCCCTGCGCCGCTGCCGCGAGACGGCCCAGCCGACGGCGGCGGCGCTGGGCGTGGAGCTGCTGGTGGACCCGGTGGTGGGCGAGATCCCGACGCCGAAGGACCTGGCGCCCGAGCAGCGGCCCGACTGGCTGCGCCGGGCCTTCGCCGGGACCTGGGGCGAGATCGAGGGCGACCTGGACTACCGCGCCTGGCGAGAGGCGATCGTCGAGCGGCTGACGGGCCTGGGCGGCGTGGCGGTGTTCTCGCACTATGTGGCGATCAACGCGGCGGTCTCGCGCCTGACCGGCGTGGAGCAGGTGCTGGCCTTCCTCCCCGACCACGCCTCGATCACCGTGCTGGAGACGGATGGCGCGGCGCTGCGCCTGGTGCGCAAGGGCGCCGAGGCCCAGACGAGCGTGCTCTAG